TCTTTTTTACGGCAGGCGGCCACGATATTTTTGATATTCTGCACCACACCCAGGTCTTCTGCCACTTTCCATGTTCCCAGGACATTCATGTTGCCGTCTTTATGCAGCACTTCATTCTGAGCATCCGAAACAATAAATGCCGTAGTCTCTTTATTAACGAATCTTTTCCATTCGATCAGGTCATAGAACGATTTACCCGACAGCAGGTCGCCTATCAACTGATCGAAAGTCGTTTTATACTCTTTTTTGGCCATTTTTTCCTCCCTTCAATGAATAATATCCATATAAGTTTCTGACATAAATTTTCGATCTGTGGTTTCAACCGCCGCCGAGCATCAGGAACAGCTTCACCGAATCGTTTTCCTTTAAAATGGTGATGTTCCATGCGGGCTCGCCGTTCACGTGGACAAGCAGAGATTCCCTGCGCTCTTTGGGCGCCTCCAGCAACGTGATCAGGTCACGTACGTTGCACCTGTCGGGCACCTCTATTTGTGAATCGTTTTTAAATTTCTCGGCGTTGATCGATTTGCCGGTTAACCTGTCATATTGGAGGTTGATCTTCATTAAGATATCTCCTGCAGTTTATTCCAGATACAAAATCACCGCTTCATCTTGCCCAGTGAGACCAGCAGCAATACAGCGAAGAGGTTCAAAAAGCCCGGGTCGCCTGCCAGTCTCAAATTCCAGTTGTTCATGGCGTCCTGCAACCCAGTCTCTCCGCCGAAAGCCATCGTTTTAAATGCCGTTGAGGGGTCCTTCCAGACCAGGGCCATATTGTAGTCCGTAAGCACCTTATCCGATGAAAATTTCCCGTTCTTAAAAATTAAGCGCCTGCCTATTTTTCCGTCTTCGGTCATGATCACGAAGACCAGGTTTCGAATGGCCATCATCTCTTTAATAGCCTTATTATTTTTGGCAGCTCTTCCCATGGAAAAACTGATGATTGAGAGCAATATTGAGAACAGCAATTCACCCATACCTCCGGCTTGCATTATCTCTTCACTCAAGTTCCGCTGCCTCCTCAGATTTTCCCCAGGGCTTTCAGCACCTTATCAGGAGTGATGGGGAAGTCTTCGATCCAGACCCCGATGGCGTTGTAGACTGCTGGCGCCATCAAGCCGGGTATAACGGTTCCGATGTCCTCGCCGATTCCTGTTGATCCATATGGTCCATAGCCCATGCCGGTCTCCACCAGTATTGTCGATATAGGGCCTGTATCAAGCGTGGTGGCTATTTTATAGTCGAGCAAATTACCGTTGAGCATCACGCCGGTCACCGGATCGTGTATTATTTCTTCGAATTTGGCCCTGCCCACTCCCATGACCGTGCCGCCGTACTGCTGCCCCTCGCAACTCATTGGATTTATGGCCCTGCCCACGTCGTTGACGTTGACCACCCTGGTGACGGTGATCTCACCGGTCTCGGTATCTACCTCGATCTCCATGAAGTGGGCCTGGCGGCAGAACCGCGACCTGGGACTGAGGGGGCTGTAGCCGCCCTCCTGAGCGTGGTATCCGACCGCATACAGGGGTTCAGTAAACGCGGTCCTCGCCCCGAGTATCTCTGTTGCTGTTATCGGTCCGGTGGGTCCACCGTGCTTAACATATTCAGAGATGGGCATTCGCCGGGAAGGATCGGACTTCATGAAAATCACGCTGTTTTTTATATCCAGCTCTTCAGTCCTGGTATCGGGGAAGGCGGGAGCAAAGCTGCCGCGCTGGGAGGGCGCCGTCGGGCTGGTGACAGCCTCCAGTATCTTCTGTTTTAGTATCCTGGCCGTATGGCGCACCGCCCAGGCGTTGGCTGACAGGTTGGTGGAGGAGCCCGGAGTCATTCTGACAAAGCCTGGATCGTGATGTGAGTTGTAGTTGACGTCCTGCAGACGGAAACCGAGCTCGTCCGCCGCTACGCGGCAGTATGTATTCTCTGCTTCCACGCCGTGGTCTACGCCCAGCGATTGCAGGGTGGCTGTTCCGTCTCCCCGCTCTATGCGTATGGCGAACTCTCCGCCGCCCAGCGAGTCCGCCCATTCCTGCCCCCAGGTGAACCCGACGCCGTGCATTCTACCGTTCGATAGTCTGCGCGCGCCCGGTTGATGCCAGGACTGGTCCCAATTGAATTCCGCTGTGCCCTTCTCGATGCACTCCCTCAGGCTATCGCGATTCTCAAAACCGCGTTCCATTTTTTCATCAACAAGCGAGGCCATTTCGCGGCCGTCGCAGCCGTCGTTTTTCAGCGCCACTTCAACGGGATCCATACCCAGCGCGGCCGCGACGCGGTCCATTACCATCGTCACGGTCAGGCAGGTGGGCAGCATCTCGCAGCGCACGGGGACCGTGGGCCCCTTATTGATCCAGACCGATTTGGTTTGGCTTCTCACATTGGCTACTTTAGTGTTTTCGCTGAAATGCGCTCCGGCGTGGAAAACCGGCCAGATGGCGTTGACGAGGTAGGCCGTAGCATCGACCGCGGTGATCGTGCCGTCGTTCTTGAATCCCACTTTGATTAAATATGTACCTTCGTCCATGGAGCCGCCGTAGAAATCCTCGCGTCGGTTGAATACATACTTGACGGGCCTTTTGGTCCTCCTGGATACAAGGCCTGCGCAGTACATGCCGCCCAGGCTCCAGTCGACGCAGGACCAGCCGCCGAAGCTCGCGCCCTGGTACGGCATATGGACCTGGATGGTGTTCAAAGGTATGCCACCGTACCAGGTCGATATCTGGCGTTTGGGAAGGTGCCCGCGCTGATTTTTCAACCATACCTCCGGATAGTCGCCGTTCCATTTAAAAACTCCGCAGGGCCTCTCGGGGCCGATCCAGGTATGGGCTGCGCGTGTAAGCTTGAACTCGATAACCCTGTCCGCCTCGGCGAAACCCTTTGACGTATCCCCTTTTGAAATGGTATCGAAGAAACCGCGGTTCCAGTGGTTACCGTCGATATAGCGCTCGGGAAAACTGAGAGGCGCCGACGGGTCGCTGGCCGCCACCGGATCCAGATTGAAGGGCCGTTCCTCCCAGTCGACCTCTATTAGTGAGAGCGCCTCCTCAGCGATGGCCTCTGTCTCAGCCGCCACCGCAGCGCCTATCAACTCTCCCTCAAAGTGGGCTACGCCAGACAGCGGCCTGTCGTTACCGAAAGAACCTGCGATGTTACCGAGGTTTGCTGATTCGGGGATCTCCGGGTCGTCATAGCGCAGCACATATCTCACGCCCGGCAGCTTCTCAGCCTTGCCGGTATCCATTCTTAGTATCTTCGCGTGCGGGTAGGGCGACATGAGAAAACGCATATGCAGCATGCCCGGCAACTGTATATCCATGCAGTAATCTGCCGCTCCCATTGCCTTGGGAGGGCCGTCTATTCTGCGCGGGCCTCTTTCTCCAACATATTTGTACTCTTTGAGCGGATATTTGTCCGACTTGAGGTTGTCGAACATCTCAATCATTCGTTCTGTCTGTATCTCTGATTCTTTTTTCACCTGATCTCCTCCATCGTTTTAACTAATGAGTTGAGATGCCGGCACAGAAACCTAAATTGGTTGCTACAGCCGCCGCTTATCAAGAGAAGGTAGTTTTTGCAGAGTCGTTTTTTACTATTATCTTTTCATTATTCCCATTGAGACTCCGATCATTACTTGGAAGAAGGTGGCGATGTCGACATTTCCTACAAGCTTCAGGTTCCAGTTATTGATCGCTTCCGGTATCCCCGTCGCCCCGCCCAGAGCCAGCGTTTTAAATCCGACATCCGCGTTTTTAAACACGAAGGCCAGGTCATAGTCTGTGAGCACTTTGTCGGACCAGTATTTGCCGTTT
The nucleotide sequence above comes from Dehalococcoidia bacterium. Encoded proteins:
- a CDS encoding MoaD/ThiS family protein → MKINLQYDRLTGKSINAEKFKNDSQIEVPDRCNVRDLITLLEAPKERRESLLVHVNGEPAWNITILKENDSVKLFLMLGGG
- a CDS encoding xanthine dehydrogenase family protein molybdopterin-binding subunit; translated protein: MKKESEIQTERMIEMFDNLKSDKYPLKEYKYVGERGPRRIDGPPKAMGAADYCMDIQLPGMLHMRFLMSPYPHAKILRMDTGKAEKLPGVRYVLRYDDPEIPESANLGNIAGSFGNDRPLSGVAHFEGELIGAAVAAETEAIAEEALSLIEVDWEERPFNLDPVAASDPSAPLSFPERYIDGNHWNRGFFDTISKGDTSKGFAEADRVIEFKLTRAAHTWIGPERPCGVFKWNGDYPEVWLKNQRGHLPKRQISTWYGGIPLNTIQVHMPYQGASFGGWSCVDWSLGGMYCAGLVSRRTKRPVKYVFNRREDFYGGSMDEGTYLIKVGFKNDGTITAVDATAYLVNAIWPVFHAGAHFSENTKVANVRSQTKSVWINKGPTVPVRCEMLPTCLTVTMVMDRVAAALGMDPVEVALKNDGCDGREMASLVDEKMERGFENRDSLRECIEKGTAEFNWDQSWHQPGARRLSNGRMHGVGFTWGQEWADSLGGGEFAIRIERGDGTATLQSLGVDHGVEAENTYCRVAADELGFRLQDVNYNSHHDPGFVRMTPGSSTNLSANAWAVRHTARILKQKILEAVTSPTAPSQRGSFAPAFPDTRTEELDIKNSVIFMKSDPSRRMPISEYVKHGGPTGPITATEILGARTAFTEPLYAVGYHAQEGGYSPLSPRSRFCRQAHFMEIEVDTETGEITVTRVVNVNDVGRAINPMSCEGQQYGGTVMGVGRAKFEEIIHDPVTGVMLNGNLLDYKIATTLDTGPISTILVETGMGYGPYGSTGIGEDIGTVIPGLMAPAVYNAIGVWIEDFPITPDKVLKALGKI